GAGGCGGGCATATCTACTTTGAGGTGGGCACGATGGTTCTCGTGTTCGTGTCGCTCGGACGTTGGCTGGAAGCGAAGGGCAAACGGCGCACGGGGGAATCGCTCGACGCTCTTGCAAGCCTGCTCCCTGACAACGTCCGAGTTCAGCAACCGGACGGACAGTTTCGCGAGGCGAGGCGGGTGCAGGCCGCAACAGGCGATATTATTCGTGTTTTAGCGGGAGAACGCTTTCCCGTCGATGGTCAAATCGTCGCCGGATGTGCAAGTGTCGACGAGCAGATCGTCACCGGCGAGAGTCGGCATGTGACCAAGAGTCTCGGCGATACGGTTGCCAGTGGAACACTCAATATTGATGGCGATCTGCGAATCGAAGTGACGGCAGCCGACGGGCAAGAGACGATCTCACGCTTGATTCAGTTGGTGCGAGAAGCACGCAGCCAGAAGGGACGTTACGAGAAACAGGCAGACCGCATCGCTGCGTGGTTCGTCCCCCTCGTCCTGTTGATCGCGGTCATCGCTGGTTGGCTGCAAGGAGTTTCCGGCGGCGTTGACCAAGGCATCCTCACGAGCCTTGCCGTGGTCCTTATCGCATGCCCGTGTGCCCTCGGGCTGGCGACCCCGATGGCGGTTTGGACCGCATTGGGCCGTGCGGCGGAGTGTGGGGTGCTCTTTCGTAGCGGGATGATGCTCGAAAAACTCGCCAACGTGCAGCACGCTCGCTTCGACAAAACCGGCACGCTCACCAGTGGCGATTCGGTTGCGCGCTCGGTGATCATGGATGAAGGTCAGAACCGCGAGCAGTTGCTGACAACTGCTGCGGCGTTGGCCGAAGGTTCTTCCCATCCCGTTTCCCGTGGTGTTTTGGAGTTCATCCAGTCTGAACCGCTTGAGCGTCATGGGAGCCCGGAAGTGAGCGTCACCACCCTGCCAGGCAAAGGATTGAAGGCGGAAACTTCGCTAGGCACGGTCTTTCTTGGGAGTGCATTGCTCATGGAAGAGCGAGACTTGAAGATACCACCTCGTCTTCAGGAGAAGTTAGCTAATCAACCTAAGGCGAAGAAAGTCTACCTGGGGTGGGAAGGACACATTCGAGGCGCCTTTTGTTTCCAAGAAGAACTTCGCCCAGAAGCGCCGACAGCAATTGCGATGTGTCGCAACTTGGAGTTGGATTTGGCAATCTTGACGGGAGATACTCTCAATCATGCCGAGTCGGTGGCCTATGAGTTAGACATCCCCGTCCAAGGCAAGCAACTTCCAGAAGACAAAGCGGATGCTCTGAGGTCATTGGCGACTGGAGAGGGCGTCGCCATGGTTGGTGACGGGATGAACGATGCTCCCGCGCTCGCGACCGCTGATGTCGGCGTCGCTCTGGGTTGCGGCGCGGATGTCGCGCGCGATGCCGCGGGAGTTTGTTTGCTGGCGGACGACTTGCGACGGTTTCCTTGGGCGGTCAGTTTGGCCCGCGCTACGGTCAGCGTGGTGAGGCAAAACCTATTCTGGGCCTTCTTCTACAATAGCATAGGCATCGCTTTCGCCGCGACGGGGCATCTGAATCCCATTTTCGCCGCCCTTGCCATGGCGGTTAGCAGCTTGTTGGTTGTGGTGAACTCTTTGAGACTTAGTCGCTTCCCCGATTTATCAGAGAACAGGATTGTGTCGCAACAAGAAGATCTTCCCGTTCGAAAATCCTTGCCGATTGCAGATGCCGTTTCACCGGCGGTTCTTTCGCACAAGACGCTAGCTGCGAGGGCACGATGATTGAACTTCCACTTATCTTCGTCGGCGGCTTGCTGGGTTCGGCCCACTGTCTGGGAATGTGTGGACCGTTGGCGATTTCGCTCAGCGCAGGGACGCCAGAGGGTGAGTCGTTATTGCGACGACAGCTTGTGTTTAGCTTGGGCCGAATATTCACCTATAGCTTTATCGGTGCTGCAGCCGGATTTGGGGGACTTTGGATCTCAACGAGTTCACCAGGATTTCTCTTATCCCAAGCTTGGCTTGGTGTCGTTGCTGGAGTCGTTTTGATCCTGATGGGGTTGGTGACGGTCGGAATACTGCCTCGCCCGGCAGCAAAGTTACTCTCCGGGTTACCCTGCGGCGCATCGACTTGGCTGAAGACGTTCCTTACGTCAACCAATTGGAGCGGCCCCTTGTTGGCAGGCCTCTTCACTGGCTTTATCCCCTGCGGGCTGGTCTATGCATTTCTTTTTAAGGCGGCCAGCTCGAGTAGCGTCTGGCTCGGCTTGGCAACGATGGCGGCATTCGGATTGGGCACCGTCCCCTTGATGGTGGCAGTCGGGTACAGTGGTAAAGTCTTGAACTTGGCCAACCGGACAAGGCTCTTCCAAGTCGCCGCGTGGTGCATTGTCTTAACCGGAGCGATCTCCGTCGTTCGTGGCGCCAATCAAATCAGCCAAGCCACCGAAGGGCCCGCCCCTTGCCCACTCTGCGAACAGACCGATGCCCCTCAGGGTGTTGGCCCTCAGGGTGTCGGTCCCTGAATCGACAAGGCCGCGGCAGCAATTCCAATGCCCAGCACGTTGAGGATGACGATCAGCATCCCGACTCCCCAAATGGTACGGATGCCAGTGTCTTCTTTCGAGGTCGGCGTCGCGCCGGTTCGCTTGCGATA
The genomic region above belongs to Lacipirellulaceae bacterium and contains:
- a CDS encoding cation-translocating P-type ATPase; this translates as MNAATRQSYCAFCGLPVPKSFSFGKQAGQDSIGYCCSGCRTVATVQEAEQEEGAAARHLMKLGLAIFFTMNVMVFTMALWSRDVYPEEAFSDRFAETLHDLFRWGSMVFSLPVLWLLGGPIVSGVWDSLRRRVITSDLLIVLGVLAAYLYSAISVLRGGGHIYFEVGTMVLVFVSLGRWLEAKGKRRTGESLDALASLLPDNVRVQQPDGQFREARRVQAATGDIIRVLAGERFPVDGQIVAGCASVDEQIVTGESRHVTKSLGDTVASGTLNIDGDLRIEVTAADGQETISRLIQLVREARSQKGRYEKQADRIAAWFVPLVLLIAVIAGWLQGVSGGVDQGILTSLAVVLIACPCALGLATPMAVWTALGRAAECGVLFRSGMMLEKLANVQHARFDKTGTLTSGDSVARSVIMDEGQNREQLLTTAAALAEGSSHPVSRGVLEFIQSEPLERHGSPEVSVTTLPGKGLKAETSLGTVFLGSALLMEERDLKIPPRLQEKLANQPKAKKVYLGWEGHIRGAFCFQEELRPEAPTAIAMCRNLELDLAILTGDTLNHAESVAYELDIPVQGKQLPEDKADALRSLATGEGVAMVGDGMNDAPALATADVGVALGCGADVARDAAGVCLLADDLRRFPWAVSLARATVSVVRQNLFWAFFYNSIGIAFAATGHLNPIFAALAMAVSSLLVVVNSLRLSRFPDLSENRIVSQQEDLPVRKSLPIADAVSPAVLSHKTLAARAR
- a CDS encoding sulfite exporter TauE/SafE family protein; this encodes MIELPLIFVGGLLGSAHCLGMCGPLAISLSAGTPEGESLLRRQLVFSLGRIFTYSFIGAAAGFGGLWISTSSPGFLLSQAWLGVVAGVVLILMGLVTVGILPRPAAKLLSGLPCGASTWLKTFLTSTNWSGPLLAGLFTGFIPCGLVYAFLFKAASSSSVWLGLATMAAFGLGTVPLMVAVGYSGKVLNLANRTRLFQVAAWCIVLTGAISVVRGANQISQATEGPAPCPLCEQTDAPQGVGPQGVGP